One Sphingomonas sp. IW22 genomic window carries:
- a CDS encoding group III truncated hemoglobin encodes MYYIYMIGARVVDGVSKIREEELTPLVEEFYARVRADPALGPIFNDAIDDWPEHLGKLTAFWSSVMLTSGRYKGQPVPAHLKHKARITPALFERWLALWVQTTNDRMTPEAAAALQAKARRIAESLQLAMFFQLEERSAASVANAERKDAIERPGQTHG; translated from the coding sequence ATGTATTATATATACATGATTGGAGCGCGAGTCGTGGACGGTGTCTCGAAAATCAGAGAAGAAGAGCTGACTCCTTTGGTGGAGGAATTTTACGCGCGGGTCCGCGCCGATCCCGCGCTTGGGCCGATTTTCAACGATGCGATCGATGACTGGCCGGAGCATCTTGGGAAGCTGACTGCGTTCTGGTCCTCCGTCATGCTCACCAGTGGCCGATACAAGGGGCAACCGGTGCCGGCCCATTTGAAGCATAAGGCCAGGATAACGCCCGCGCTGTTCGAGCGCTGGCTCGCACTCTGGGTTCAAACGACCAATGACAGGATGACGCCCGAAGCGGCAGCGGCGCTACAAGCGAAGGCGCGGCGCATCGCCGAGAGCCTGCAACTGGCGATGTTCTTCCAACTGGAGGAACGGAGTGCTGCATCGGTCGCCAACGCGGAACGTAAGGATGCCATCGAGCGACCAGGGCAAACCCATGGCTGA
- a CDS encoding DUF1971 domain-containing protein produces the protein MAEILPYRSTPVFNQDTLPAALRARHDTKAGVWGVIRVLEGELRLTYLEPPSEIVLTPDQPGLILPQQPHFVTPTGPMKMQVDFYDHIPKL, from the coding sequence ATGGCTGAAATCTTGCCTTACCGTTCCACGCCGGTGTTCAACCAGGACACTCTGCCGGCTGCCTTGCGCGCGCGACATGACACGAAGGCTGGTGTTTGGGGCGTGATCCGGGTTTTGGAGGGCGAACTCCGGCTAACCTACCTCGAGCCACCTTCGGAGATCGTCCTGACGCCTGACCAGCCTGGCTTGATTCTCCCTCAGCAACCGCATTTCGTAACGCCGACAGGGCCGATGAAGATGCAGGTGGATTTTTACGATCACATTCCCAAGCTCTGA
- the hmpA gene encoding NO-inducible flavohemoprotein: MTQPLSDQTIALVKATVPALEAHGLDIVNEMYSRMFQNPNIRDLFNQSHHGDAGSQPRALTGAILAYASNIENLGALAPAVERIAQKHVGLQILPEHYPHVAEALLGAIKAVLGDAATDEILAAWGEAYWFLANILIAREQRVYSEQKDATGGWNGWRDFRVEDVVRESSVINSFVLRPVDGGAVMRHKPGQYLTFWLEIPGHPPVKRNYSISAAPNGETYRISVKREPLGLASGWLHDEAKPGTVLKVAAPAGEFFLAAHVERPVILLSGGVGLTPMVAMLETLAEGEAGVPVHYVHGTHDRDTHAMRDHVRAVAGRGKSITVTDFHQTPLEDEVAGRDYDVAGIITDEWLVANTPVGEADYYICGPRPFLRHAVSTLSLAGVPSDRIHYEFFGPADELLAA, from the coding sequence ATGACGCAGCCCCTCAGCGATCAGACCATTGCGCTCGTCAAGGCGACCGTCCCCGCGCTCGAAGCGCATGGCCTCGACATCGTGAACGAGATGTATTCCCGGATGTTCCAGAACCCGAACATTCGCGACCTTTTCAACCAATCGCACCATGGTGATGCCGGTTCGCAGCCGCGGGCGCTGACCGGCGCCATTCTCGCCTATGCGAGCAACATCGAAAATCTCGGTGCGCTTGCCCCGGCGGTCGAGCGGATCGCGCAGAAGCATGTCGGCCTGCAAATTCTGCCCGAACATTATCCGCACGTTGCCGAGGCGCTCCTGGGGGCGATCAAGGCGGTGCTGGGGGATGCGGCCACCGATGAGATTCTCGCTGCCTGGGGCGAAGCCTACTGGTTCCTGGCCAACATCCTGATCGCCCGCGAGCAGCGAGTCTACTCAGAACAGAAGGATGCGACCGGCGGATGGAATGGCTGGCGCGATTTTCGCGTCGAGGACGTCGTGCGTGAGAGCAGCGTCATCAATTCCTTCGTTCTGCGCCCCGTTGATGGCGGGGCCGTCATGCGGCACAAGCCCGGGCAATATCTGACCTTCTGGCTTGAAATTCCGGGACATCCGCCAGTCAAGCGCAACTATTCGATTTCAGCAGCCCCCAACGGCGAAACCTATCGCATTTCGGTCAAGCGTGAGCCGCTTGGTCTTGCGTCAGGCTGGCTTCATGATGAAGCCAAGCCGGGCACGGTGCTCAAAGTTGCCGCGCCTGCAGGCGAATTCTTCCTGGCAGCGCATGTCGAACGCCCGGTGATCCTCCTGTCGGGCGGCGTGGGGCTGACCCCGATGGTGGCCATGCTCGAAACGCTTGCTGAGGGCGAGGCGGGAGTCCCCGTGCACTATGTCCACGGAACTCATGACCGCGATACCCACGCAATGCGTGATCATGTTCGCGCTGTCGCTGGGCGGGGCAAGTCAATCACCGTCACCGATTTTCATCAGACCCCGCTCGAAGATGAAGTCGCAGGACGGGATTATGACGTCGCCGGCATCATTACCGACGAATGGCTGGTCGCCAACACGCCTGTAGGTGAGGCCGATTACTATATCTGCGGACCACGCCCGTTTCTGCGGCACGCCGTCTCGACCTTGTCGCTGGCTGGCGTCCCATCCGACCGCATTCATTACGAATTCTTCGGTCCGGCGGACGAATTGCTCGCCGCCTGA
- a CDS encoding DUF6796 family protein, translating to MTDIQRLPLLRLCGIAGVIGAILWTLGDALIIGARASPDDYPLILKTYADRIQFDGVALMLPSSEARLAAGALVADAGIVFYLAGCWHLLEGLRPAMGWWRWLTFVLLVAGNAWSPLGHAGFYYVGMAYKTILETPAAAHGALLDLGQHFYHVLLIAWLMPIVTLGLALLLLGIVIALGRTAWPRWFAALANPVSLVAIGMLIARILPEPAHTWLDGAAFNLGWLVVYAVSTALLWNGGRSPVASRDEAA from the coding sequence ATGACGGATATCCAGCGGCTCCCGCTTCTTCGTCTCTGCGGTATCGCGGGCGTGATCGGCGCGATCCTCTGGACGCTCGGCGACGCGCTGATCATCGGGGCTAGGGCAAGTCCCGACGACTATCCGCTGATCCTGAAGACCTATGCCGATCGCATCCAGTTCGACGGTGTCGCGCTGATGCTTCCATCCTCCGAGGCGCGGCTCGCCGCGGGCGCGCTGGTGGCCGATGCCGGCATCGTCTTCTATCTCGCGGGCTGCTGGCATCTGCTCGAAGGGCTGCGTCCGGCGATGGGCTGGTGGCGCTGGCTGACCTTCGTCCTGCTGGTCGCCGGCAACGCCTGGTCTCCGCTCGGCCATGCGGGCTTCTACTATGTCGGCATGGCCTACAAGACGATCCTCGAAACGCCGGCCGCGGCCCATGGCGCGCTGCTCGATCTCGGCCAGCACTTCTACCATGTCCTGCTCATCGCCTGGTTGATGCCGATCGTGACGCTGGGCCTGGCGCTGCTGCTCCTCGGGATCGTCATCGCGCTGGGCCGCACCGCCTGGCCACGCTGGTTCGCAGCGCTGGCCAATCCCGTCTCGCTGGTCGCGATCGGCATGCTGATCGCGCGCATCCTGCCCGAGCCGGCGCACACCTGGCTTGACGGCGCCGCGTTCAACCTCGGCTGGCTCGTTGTCTATGCCGTCTCGACGGCGCTGCTCTGGAATGGTGGCCGTTCGCCGGTCGCATCACGGGACGAAGCAGCATGA
- a CDS encoding MerR family DNA-binding transcriptional regulator: MGNSLHLAEDDETLKDADRDNPTHKGRTRAKDADLQVYGIQDVAQELGLTLRTLRFYEKEGLIAPQRVGSTRAYSRREIGRIQLILRGKRLGFSIKEIKEFLDLYDADPEHKEQMERLIARIRERLVDLKTQRSALDLTIDELTTIEVEAMAKLQR; the protein is encoded by the coding sequence ATGGGGAACTCGCTCCACCTCGCCGAGGACGATGAAACGCTTAAGGACGCGGATCGCGACAACCCCACGCACAAGGGGAGAACCCGCGCAAAGGATGCGGATTTACAAGTGTACGGCATCCAGGATGTCGCTCAGGAACTCGGACTGACACTTCGCACGCTACGCTTCTACGAAAAGGAGGGGCTTATCGCCCCTCAACGGGTAGGCAGTACCCGGGCATATTCCAGGCGTGAGATCGGACGCATACAGCTGATTTTGCGCGGCAAACGCCTTGGCTTCTCCATCAAGGAAATCAAGGAGTTTCTCGATCTCTACGATGCCGATCCCGAGCATAAGGAGCAAATGGAGCGATTGATTGCCCGCATCCGGGAAAGGTTGGTCGACTTGAAGACGCAGCGCTCTGCGCTCGACCTGACAATCGACGAGCTTACAACCATCGAAGTGGAAGCGATGGCAAAGTTGCAGCGATAA
- a CDS encoding long-chain fatty acid--CoA ligase translates to MLEIAMPQPAISAFPSIPEPAIPPRLLTDLLDNALNLYPERVAIDFLGRTWTYAQVGQLVRRAARGLQDQGLRKGDRFGLCLPNCPYFAILYFAALRVGAIVVNFNPLYTERELEHQIRDSGTRMMAVPDVRIIHEKVQAVAPRAGLDKIVLCGMRDMLPWLQGLGFALFKRKDHARILDEGLHVRLKALLAHDAEPDAVERHPDDVAVLQYTGGTTGVPKGAMLTHANLTANSAQMVVHVGGLRPQQERTLGVLPMFHVFALTTVLNFSVEIGAEIVLLPRFEMKQVLNTMKRKPPTQFFGVPTIYVALNALPDDEIPDLSAVRACISGGAPLPLEVREEFEARTRARVVEGYGLSETAPIIACNPLFGTVKDNSCGPSFPGTIIEIRDPENPSRVLPQGERGEVCARGPQVMKGYWQRPAETSAVFVDGALRTGDIGYFDEDGYLFLVDRIKDIIFCGGYNVYPRIIEDAAYQHPAVKEAIAIAIPDAYRGQSPKLFIALHEGSNLTVDELKVFLQDRLSKIEMPKAFAFRDSLPKTLIGKLSKKDLIEEENKKLA, encoded by the coding sequence ATGCTGGAGATCGCCATGCCCCAGCCCGCCATCAGCGCCTTCCCGTCGATACCGGAACCGGCAATTCCGCCACGGCTCCTGACCGACCTCCTCGACAATGCGTTGAACCTTTATCCCGAACGCGTCGCCATCGACTTTCTCGGGCGAACCTGGACTTATGCGCAGGTGGGGCAACTCGTTCGCCGTGCAGCACGTGGATTGCAGGATCAGGGGCTGCGCAAGGGCGATCGATTCGGCCTGTGCCTGCCGAACTGCCCCTATTTCGCGATATTGTACTTCGCGGCGCTGCGCGTGGGTGCGATCGTGGTCAACTTCAACCCGCTCTACACGGAGCGCGAACTGGAGCATCAGATCCGGGACTCGGGAACGCGCATGATGGCGGTACCGGACGTCCGGATAATCCACGAGAAAGTGCAAGCCGTCGCGCCACGTGCCGGGCTGGACAAGATCGTGTTGTGCGGCATGAGGGATATGCTGCCCTGGCTGCAAGGCCTGGGCTTTGCGCTATTCAAGCGAAAAGACCACGCGCGGATACTCGACGAAGGCCTTCATGTCCGGCTCAAGGCGCTTCTCGCCCATGATGCCGAACCTGACGCGGTAGAACGTCACCCTGATGATGTCGCGGTCCTTCAATATACCGGAGGCACAACCGGCGTGCCCAAGGGCGCAATGCTGACCCACGCCAACCTCACGGCGAACAGCGCCCAGATGGTGGTGCATGTGGGAGGACTTCGCCCGCAGCAGGAGAGAACTCTCGGCGTCCTGCCCATGTTTCACGTCTTCGCACTCACGACGGTGCTCAACTTCTCAGTCGAAATCGGCGCCGAAATCGTCCTGCTGCCACGGTTTGAGATGAAGCAGGTTCTCAACACGATGAAGCGCAAGCCGCCGACACAGTTCTTCGGCGTGCCTACGATCTATGTTGCCCTGAACGCGCTTCCGGACGACGAGATACCCGATCTCTCGGCCGTGCGCGCCTGTATATCCGGCGGCGCACCGCTCCCGCTCGAGGTACGCGAGGAGTTCGAGGCACGCACGCGTGCCAGGGTCGTGGAAGGATATGGGCTCTCCGAAACCGCCCCGATCATCGCCTGCAACCCGTTGTTTGGGACGGTGAAGGACAATAGCTGCGGCCCAAGTTTCCCCGGCACCATCATCGAGATCCGAGATCCGGAGAATCCCTCGCGGGTTCTTCCCCAGGGAGAACGCGGAGAAGTGTGCGCCCGCGGCCCTCAGGTGATGAAGGGCTATTGGCAGCGCCCTGCAGAAACCAGTGCTGTCTTCGTCGATGGCGCGCTACGAACCGGCGATATCGGCTATTTTGATGAGGATGGCTATCTCTTCCTCGTCGACCGCATCAAGGACATCATCTTCTGTGGCGGATATAATGTATATCCCCGGATCATCGAGGATGCGGCCTATCAGCACCCGGCGGTAAAGGAGGCGATCGCAATCGCGATTCCTGACGCCTACAGAGGTCAATCTCCCAAGTTGTTCATCGCGCTGCACGAGGGATCGAACCTGACCGTCGATGAACTCAAGGTCTTTTTGCAGGATCGCCTCAGCAAGATCGAGATGCCCAAGGCCTTCGCATTCCGGGACAGCCTGCCCAAGACGTTGATCGGCAAACTTTCGAAGAAGGATTTGATCGAGGAGGAGAACAAAAAGCTCGCCTGA
- a CDS encoding OmpP1/FadL family transporter — MGVAGKNWKVGIATSAVAAGLLAPQAASAQAFYLQEQSSRGAGRAFSGEVADQGVQSLWWNPAAIAGMEGVDAHQAVSVILPKGSVDNVNTLIVRPGQSAAAVGGSQRSRDPINNGVLPSGAIAVGLTSRLALGLTVASPYSFTTNYDADSWARYSADKTKLRTYDIQPSIAYLVTPNLSIGAALNIEYADASLSNYLPNLSPLLADGHQELKGNGWDLGWSAGLQYRAGPMQLGASYKSSVKHNLDGSVTTTGLLGPLAGQNSVVNANATFETPWQAIFGARVAVSPKVTLNGQVTRMGWSKFDAIRLGAPLNVSIPENYRDTWSFAGGIDYAVTPAWTVRAGVQHAQTPTRNGNRDARVPDSNRWNFAAGTSYAVSSRFTLDAGAAYITFKDTTIDRTTAAYAGTAVQTPILMDGKLEDAHAVVLSLGGRFHF, encoded by the coding sequence ATGGGCGTGGCAGGCAAAAATTGGAAAGTTGGGATCGCAACATCGGCCGTGGCGGCTGGATTGCTCGCGCCGCAAGCCGCGAGCGCGCAGGCCTTTTACCTTCAGGAACAATCGTCCAGAGGTGCCGGACGAGCCTTTTCGGGCGAGGTCGCCGACCAGGGCGTACAGTCCCTCTGGTGGAATCCGGCTGCGATCGCAGGCATGGAAGGAGTCGATGCCCACCAGGCCGTAAGCGTAATCCTTCCCAAAGGGTCGGTTGACAATGTCAACACGCTCATTGTCCGTCCCGGGCAGTCGGCTGCGGCTGTAGGCGGGAGCCAACGCTCTCGTGATCCGATCAATAATGGCGTACTACCCTCCGGCGCGATAGCCGTCGGCCTGACATCACGGCTCGCTTTGGGGCTGACCGTCGCCTCCCCTTATAGCTTCACAACCAATTATGATGCCGACAGCTGGGCACGGTATAGCGCCGACAAGACCAAGCTGCGAACATACGACATCCAGCCATCGATCGCCTACCTCGTTACGCCAAATCTCAGCATCGGCGCCGCGCTTAATATCGAATATGCCGACGCATCATTGTCCAACTATCTGCCGAACCTATCGCCTCTTCTCGCCGACGGCCACCAGGAGCTGAAAGGCAATGGTTGGGATCTTGGCTGGTCGGCCGGGCTGCAATATCGCGCCGGCCCCATGCAACTGGGCGCCAGCTACAAGTCGAGCGTGAAGCATAATCTCGACGGTTCGGTGACGACGACCGGTCTTCTTGGTCCGCTCGCCGGGCAAAACAGCGTAGTGAATGCAAACGCTACGTTCGAGACCCCCTGGCAGGCGATCTTCGGAGCGCGCGTGGCGGTGTCGCCCAAGGTCACCCTCAACGGTCAGGTGACCCGCATGGGTTGGTCGAAATTCGACGCTATCCGGCTCGGCGCGCCGCTCAACGTTTCAATCCCGGAAAATTACCGGGACACTTGGAGCTTCGCAGGCGGCATCGATTACGCGGTCACACCAGCCTGGACCGTTCGTGCCGGCGTTCAACATGCCCAGACCCCGACGCGCAACGGCAATCGGGACGCTCGAGTGCCTGACAGCAACCGTTGGAATTTCGCTGCCGGCACAAGCTATGCCGTGTCTTCCCGGTTCACGCTCGATGCGGGCGCAGCGTATATTACGTTCAAGGATACGACTATTGATCGCACGACAGCGGCCTATGCCGGCACGGCCGTGCAGACGCCGATCCTGATGGACGGCAAGCTCGAGGACGCGCACGCCGTCGTGCTGTCGCTCGGCGGACGTTTCCACTTCTGA
- a CDS encoding DUF2147 domain-containing protein, whose translation MSIILTLLASSTALPADTVVGRWQTESRHGVVEITRCGQSICGALISSDGIKANPELRDEKNKTAALRGRPLRGLQILQGFTWKSGSWSGGSIYNAEDGGTYSATVTLADRDHLRLKGCIVWPLCKTQTWTRLR comes from the coding sequence ATGTCGATCATTCTGACACTACTGGCTTCGAGCACTGCATTGCCCGCCGACACCGTTGTCGGTCGCTGGCAAACCGAGAGCCGTCATGGCGTCGTGGAAATCACCCGCTGCGGGCAATCGATCTGCGGTGCCTTGATCAGTTCCGACGGGATCAAAGCCAACCCCGAACTACGTGACGAAAAGAACAAGACCGCTGCGTTGCGCGGTCGTCCGCTTCGTGGATTGCAGATTCTGCAGGGTTTTACGTGGAAGTCGGGCAGTTGGTCGGGTGGTTCCATCTACAACGCTGAGGATGGCGGTACATACAGCGCGACGGTCACGTTAGCCGATCGGGATCATTTGCGCCTCAAGGGCTGCATCGTCTGGCCCCTGTGCAAGACGCAGACATGGACGCGCCTCCGATAA
- a CDS encoding DUF3422 family protein — translation MRFSEHPLRRQIVGEMHLRRFPALELPAMAFQTVRLVDENDREKEWLILEQRCASGLDRNLRHLETEWSANGRLAWERHSEAVTTTLTSTSVSADAQFWSAPDVGPFSDTLQWMETLPGLVIRATHIVVVANDSYAEPVVDRADFHPGHLVSCIIGDSVRIWSDFRIHAGGYGRLVVAANGAADGEVSRSIQRIQELGNYRNLSLLEGTHRSIA, via the coding sequence ATGCGATTTTCTGAGCATCCCCTCCGGCGTCAGATCGTCGGCGAAATGCATCTGCGCCGTTTTCCTGCACTCGAATTGCCCGCCATGGCATTTCAGACGGTTCGCCTGGTCGATGAGAATGACCGGGAGAAGGAATGGCTGATCCTGGAGCAGCGATGTGCCTCTGGACTCGATCGCAACCTGCGCCACCTGGAAACGGAGTGGTCCGCCAACGGGCGGCTGGCCTGGGAAAGGCACAGTGAAGCGGTCACCACGACGCTAACGTCAACCTCGGTCAGCGCGGACGCGCAGTTCTGGTCTGCTCCCGACGTCGGCCCCTTCAGTGATACCTTGCAGTGGATGGAAACGCTGCCGGGCCTGGTCATCCGCGCAACCCACATCGTCGTTGTGGCGAACGATAGCTACGCCGAGCCGGTTGTCGATCGGGCCGACTTCCATCCGGGCCATCTCGTCTCCTGCATCATCGGGGATAGCGTCCGGATCTGGAGCGACTTTCGCATTCACGCCGGCGGCTACGGGCGCCTGGTCGTTGCCGCGAACGGGGCGGCTGACGGCGAAGTGTCGCGTTCCATCCAGCGCATTCAGGAACTGGGCAATTATCGCAATCTTTCCTTGCTTGAAGGCACGCACAGATCAATAGCTTGA